Genomic DNA from Solanum dulcamara chromosome 4, daSolDulc1.2, whole genome shotgun sequence:
GGGTCTTTTCGAATTTGTAAGCTTAGATACTAGTTGAAGCTATAAGTAGTATGGTAGAATCAGTTTACAGTACTAACCTAGTTGTTACAATCACTTAGATTTATTGTTCATTTACTGAGTAGTAATGGTTTTGATTGTGTGTTATTATTATGCCTTAGAAAATCGACATAATGACGTGATCTTTTGATTGACAACCAATTTAAATTTGGGCATCAGTTATCTGGTTTAGGACATTTGGTTGGAGGATTGAAATGTTGTGAGTTGTATGATTTTAGGAACCTAGGTAAGCGGTGACTGGATCTTCTTTTCATGCTTTGATATGTGGTGAGGTTTAAAGCTAATTGACATATTAAACCCATTTATCGAGCAACAGCTTTGGAGTGAATCAAATAGTTTAACTTATACGGTTTTGATCAAAAGGGTTTGATTGAATTGCCCATAGCTTATGCAGGTTGGAATAGCATAGCTGCACACTTCATACATTCCTATTAAGAGATAATGTGTGTAGCAATTGAAGTATATTAATAAGATCCATTTTTGGCAGGTCTTATAACCCATCTTATGAATTATAATATGAATATGCAGGGGTCTGGAGATGTAGATTTCTTTACTGAATATGGTGAAGGGAGCCGATACAAGATAGAGGAAGTGATTGGCAAAGGTAGCTATGGTGTAGTATGCTCTGCATATGATACCCATCTAGGGGAAAAAGTTGCAATCAAGAAGATAAACGACATCTTTGAACATGTCTCTGATGCCACACGTATCCTTCGTGAGATCAAGCTTCTTAGGCTTCTTCGGCATCCAGATATAGTGGAAATCAAGCACATATTGTTACCTCCTTCTAGGAGGGAATTCAAGGACATCTATGTTGTCTTTGAACTCATGGAATCTGATTTGCATCAAGTCATTAAAGCAAATGATGATCTGACGCCGGAACATTATCAATTTTTCCTTTATCAGCTTCTTCGAGGGCTAAAATATATACACACAGGTTGTATGCTGGCTACAAGATTGTGCTTTAATTACTATTGATTTTCTTCTACAAAGGACATATTTATGTACTTAGACATTTATATAGCCATATTAGGTGCCATGGTAGACTCCAATCCATGATAATTTTCCCAATTCTAACAATGCCTCTATGTTGGAATATTATGCAGCCAATGTCTTTCACCGTGACCTGAAACCCAAAAATATATTAGCAAATGCCGACTGCAAGCTTAAGATCTGTGACTTTGGTCTTGCAAGAGTGGCCTTCAATGATACTCCAACAGCTATATTTTGGACTGTATGCTTCTTAATGCTCTGGCAAAACTTTCTAACTTCGAAATAGTTCTATTAATGAGCTTAGGAACATGTGACATCTAACATCACGTGATTATTTGTTCCTGTAGGATTATGTTGCCACGAGGTGGTATAGGGCTCCCGAATTGTGTGGATCATTTTTCTCTAAGGTGTGAATATACACTTTTCTGCTTAAGATAATTATTCTGATTTATTGGTGAATTACCtataattttcttcattttattgtGATAATAGTACATTCTAAGACCAGTTTATTGTGACTCGTCCTCAGTATACACCAGCAATTGATATATGGAGCATTGGATGCATATTTGCAGAACTATTAACTGGGAAGCCTCTCTTTCCGGGTAAAAATGTGGTGCACCAATTAGACTTGATGACCGATCTGTTGGGCACACCATCTCCAGAATCCATTGCCAGGGTAAGTCCCTACTTTTACCCTAGAACTCAAGATGTTCTACTCTGATGGTTTTGTGGCTAATATATGGTCGCTTATGTGCCTATAGATAAGAAATGAAAAGGCTCGGAGGTATTTGAGCAGTATGCGTAAGAAAAAGCCTGTACCTTTCTCCCATAAATTTCCACATGCAGATCCCCTTGCTCTTCGTTTGCTAGAAAGGATGCTTGCTTTTGATCCTAAGGATCGTCCTAATGCAGAAGAGGTACAAATACACTATGTATGTGTTTCCACAAAGTTGCATTATTTGTGACTCCAGCTCCTAACTGGACCTTTTTCCTCGTTCAAAATTCAGGCTCTTGCAGATCCATATTTCAGGAATCTGGCCAAAGTGGAAAGAGAACCTTCTGCTCAACCAGTTACAAAAATGGAGTTTGAATTTGAAAGGCGAAGGATAACAAAGGAGGACGTGAGGGAGCTGATATACAGAGAAATTCTTGAATACCACCCAAAAATGTTGAAGGAGTTCTTAGAGGGGCAAGAACCGACAGGTTTCATGTACCCAAGGTATATTTGTCTCAAactgagttttttttttttttaacttgtgTATTGCATGGATTTCTCCGCATTCATACCTCTTATTTCCATGTACATGGCAATGTGGTCATAGCACATCTGTATATTACGTTTTAAGTTCCAGTATGGCAACTTAGGTGGCATGGTCACAATTTCGCGTTTTTCCTTAGAAAGGTGGATAGAGTTGAAAAAGTTTCTATACTTCTATTTAAGCTCACGTCCTTTACATGAAGTCTTCTCCACtgttctctttctttcttctgtTTTCTTTCTGCTATTTTCTTAGTTAATTGTAGTACTGAACAGTGAACTCTTCCATTTGGTATGAATGAGAACCTCCATGTTTTCCTTTGCTTAAAAGTTAATTAATCCATGTAGCTCTGGGGCAAACTGCTTTACAAGCATTCTGAATCAGGGCAGATTTCTCGTTAGGAACTCTTAACTTCATTTCCTTGTTAGTCAAACTTTGAGAATTCTTTTAATGTAGGATTAATGGGAGTGATTCTGGTCTTCTTTTCTTTGAGGTAGAAATGGGTCAATCTAGATTTCTTGTACTCTAGGAAGGTCTTGGAATGAAAGCAACCCCATTCCATATGACGgtatactttttattttattttatatttaaggTACTTCATCTGGATCTATAAACTTCTCATACTTGGATGTGGTAGCATCTTGATCAACCCTCATTCTGCCGATCACATATATTATGATTCATCTGcctgataaaagaaaatatcatgGTTAGTCTGACATTAGTTGAGAAAGATGTAGCCAACTTTAGAAGCTTACAAACAGAGGGGAAATATGGCACTTTGACTTAAGTTTTCTCATTATCTCAAGAAGTTGTACTTGATACTATCATAGGCATGTCCAAGAATGACTGGTGTACAGTGTACTTGGTTCTC
This window encodes:
- the LOC129887181 gene encoding mitogen-activated protein kinase 15 isoform X4 codes for the protein MQPDQRKKGSGDVDFFTEYGEGSRYKIEEVIGKGSYGVVCSAYDTHLGEKVAIKKINDIFEHVSDATRILREIKLLRLLRHPDIVEIKHILLPPSRREFKDIYVVFELMESDLHQVIKANDDLTPEHYQFFLYQLLRGLKYIHTANVFHRDLKPKNILANADCKLKICDFGLARVAFNDTPTAIFWTDYVATRWYRAPELCGSFFSKYTPAIDIWSIGCIFAELLTGKPLFPGKNVVHQLDLMTDLLGTPSPESIARIRNEKARRYLSSMRKKKPVPFSHKFPHADPLALRLLERMLAFDPKDRPNAEEALADPYFRNLAKVEREPSAQPVTKMEFEFERRRITKEDVRELIYREILEYHPKMLKEFLEGQEPTGFMYPSAVDKFKKQFAYLEEHYGKGGAAAPPERQHSSSLPRACVLYSDNSVQNSVEVANDLSKCSINESEKPNVDRSSVIPMTRLPLQVPQNVQGGAARPGRVVSSVLRYNNCGAAATAAEVIEQRRIARNPGGPTQYPISNTSYPRRHPSCKNERGEDSTEVSNGVQPKPEQYIARKVAAAPGGPGNQWY
- the LOC129887181 gene encoding mitogen-activated protein kinase 15 isoform X3: MQPDQRKKGSGDVDFFTEYGEGSRYKIEEVIGKGSYGVVCSAYDTHLGEKVAIKKINDIFEHVSDATRILREIKLLRLLRHPDIVEIKHILLPPSRREFKDIYVVFELMESDLHQVIKANDDLTPEHYQFFLYQLLRGLKYIHTANVFHRDLKPKNILANADCKLKICDFGLARVAFNDTPTAIFWTDYVATRWYRAPELCGSFFSKYTPAIDIWSIGCIFAELLTGKPLFPGKNVVHQLDLMTDLLGTPSPESIARIRNEKARRYLSSMRKKKPVPFSHKFPHADPLALRLLERMLAFDPKDRPNAEEALADPYFRNLAKVEREPSAQPVTKMEFEFERRRITKEDVRELIYREILEYHPKMLKEFLEGQEPTGFMYPSAVDKFKKQFAYLEEHYGKGGAAAPPERQHSSSLPRACVLYSDNSVQNSVEVANDLSKCSINESEKPNVDRSSVIPMTRLPLQVPQNVQAGGAARPGRVVSSVLRYNNCGAAATAAEVIEQRRIARNPGGPTQYPISNTSYPRRHPSCKNERGEDSTEVSNGVQPKPEQYIARKVAAAPGGPGNQWY
- the LOC129887181 gene encoding mitogen-activated protein kinase 15 isoform X2, translated to MQPDQRKKGSGDVDFFTEYGEGSRYKIEEVIGKGSYGVVCSAYDTHLGEKVAIKKINDIFEHVSDATRILREIKLLRLLRHPDIVEIKHILLPPSRREFKDIYVVFELMESDLHQVIKANDDLTPEHYQFFLYQLLRGLKYIHTANVFHRDLKPKNILANADCKLKICDFGLARVAFNDTPTAIFWTDYVATRWYRAPELCGSFFSKYTPAIDIWSIGCIFAELLTGKPLFPGKNVVHQLDLMTDLLGTPSPESIARIRNEKARRYLSSMRKKKPVPFSHKFPHADPLALRLLERMLAFDPKDRPNAEEALADPYFRNLAKVEREPSAQPVTKMEFEFERRRITKEDVRELIYREILEYHPKMLKEFLEGQEPTGFMYPSAVDKFKKQFAYLEEHYGKGGAAAPPERQHSSSLPRYRACVLYSDNSVQNSVEVANDLSKCSINESEKPNVDRSSVIPMTRLPLQVPQNVQGGAARPGRVVSSVLRYNNCGAAATAAEVIEQRRIARNPGGPTQYPISNTSYPRRHPSCKNERGEDSTEVSNGVQPKPEQYIARKVAAAPGGPGNQWY
- the LOC129887181 gene encoding mitogen-activated protein kinase 15 isoform X1, whose translation is MQPDQRKKGSGDVDFFTEYGEGSRYKIEEVIGKGSYGVVCSAYDTHLGEKVAIKKINDIFEHVSDATRILREIKLLRLLRHPDIVEIKHILLPPSRREFKDIYVVFELMESDLHQVIKANDDLTPEHYQFFLYQLLRGLKYIHTANVFHRDLKPKNILANADCKLKICDFGLARVAFNDTPTAIFWTDYVATRWYRAPELCGSFFSKYTPAIDIWSIGCIFAELLTGKPLFPGKNVVHQLDLMTDLLGTPSPESIARIRNEKARRYLSSMRKKKPVPFSHKFPHADPLALRLLERMLAFDPKDRPNAEEALADPYFRNLAKVEREPSAQPVTKMEFEFERRRITKEDVRELIYREILEYHPKMLKEFLEGQEPTGFMYPSAVDKFKKQFAYLEEHYGKGGAAAPPERQHSSSLPRYRACVLYSDNSVQNSVEVANDLSKCSINESEKPNVDRSSVIPMTRLPLQVPQNVQAGGAARPGRVVSSVLRYNNCGAAATAAEVIEQRRIARNPGGPTQYPISNTSYPRRHPSCKNERGEDSTEVSNGVQPKPEQYIARKVAAAPGGPGNQWY